Sequence from the Argentina anserina chromosome 7, drPotAnse1.1, whole genome shotgun sequence genome:
TAGTATGAGGCAAGTAGCTGAACATTTCCTGTGATGTTGCAGTTTAGCGCGTTATTTCTTGACGGGATTGCAGAATATGTATATCCAGAGTTGCCATTCATATCTGTTAGCAAGGGTTTAGAGCTAaatacattgaggacaatgtctCAAATCATCCCTCAAGCATTGAGGAATCCTCGCCAGCCTTTCATTGCGCTTTCAGGGCCATCTTTTGCTCTGGAGCTGATGAACAAATTACCAACAGGTGAGTTTAATAACTGTATCTAATTAATAACCTTGAGTTCAGCTTGGAAATGGTAAGGGTACTAATCTTGCTTAACCTTTTGCTTGCTAGCAATGGTGGTGGCATCAAAAGACAAAAAATTGGCAAATGCAGTTCAGCAGCTTCTAGCTTCTAGTTATCTAAGAATCAGCACTTCAAGGTTCTGGAACTTCATTAACTcacttgaatttgagttttctAGTATACATTATGAAGTTGCAATTTCTAGTTAGTTTTCATAGTCAGGGTCCTATCTGCAATGTGAGAAACAACATAATACATCAAGGTGCAGACCCAGCTCATAACCTCTGATCAATTGCAGTGATGTCACAGGGGTAGAAGTTACAGGTGCTCTCAAGAACGTGCTTGCAATAGCCGCAGGAATTGTGGATGGAATGAATCTTGGTAATAATTCCAAGGCAGCTCTTGTTTCACAAGGATGCTCAGAGATAAGATGGCTGGCAACTAAGGTACCTTACTTTTCCAAACACACTGGGATTGGTAATGATAACAACGAACATTGTTTTGTCTGTGTAGGATGTAGTATTATGCCCTAGTGTGAAtagttatatattgttattattgatctatatatacatcttcatctatatatgtgtgtgccTAGATGTAGAATCATTTGGAAATAGATGACTATATTTCCTGCTGGATTGATTTGGTGTTCATGAGACTGGGATCTTGGCCTGGCCACTTTTTATACAGTTTCCTTTCTGTTTTAGTTCAACACTTTTTTTAACTGTGCTGCTTTTTGaaatgaaatatttgattCGGCTTAGCTTCTGTTATCTcattgtttttccttttccaatttgtctTCTGAAGATGGGTGCAAAGCCGGCAACAATCACTGGTCTCTCAGGAATCGGAGACATTATGCTCACATGTTTTGTAAACCTTTCTAGAAACAGAACAGTTGGGGTTCGTCTCGGATCAGGGGAGAAACTTGATGACATACTTAGTTCCATGAATCAGGTGCTTAAGAATAGCCGTGATGTACTTGTAGAGAGGTTAAAATTACGCTTAGATGGTTGTGGTTACTGAATGTTTGTATTCACAAGGTAGCAGAAGGTGTATCGACGGCAGGAGCAGTGATTGCGCTAGCGCAGAAATATAACGTGAAGATGCCAGTTTTAACCGCGGTAGCTCGGATTATTGATAATGAACTGACGCCTAAGAAAGCTGTTTTTGAGCTGATGAGCCTCCCTCAGGTCTTTCATCTCCTTTCAACTTATATTCATCGAAAATTTAACTCTTGGTTTTGTACTTTTGTTAATCATTAGAGATCTACTTTGCTATTGTAGGTTGAAGAAGTCTGAACCTGAGGCCACTTGAATTAGTGATTGCTCTTGCACAGAAAACAGCTCAGCTTACAGTGACATTCATTCTTTCTCTGATGATATTATGATTATCAGGGAGAAATTTTTTGTGAATCATTGTTTATGTACTTGCCTACAACTTGACGGGAAAATCTGAGAGTAGGGTTTGAATCTTCTCGAGTCCTGAATATACAGGAATTCTTTGATGAATGagcaattagaaaaaaatataaaacaaacCCTGTATTTTCTCAGAGTTACGATTTTTTTTCTCCATGTGAAAGGTTTCTATTATACAAATCATAACGGGCTACACATCAGCTTCTAAATCTGGAGAtcaatttttttgcatctacaTCATTGTCAGATTGACTGCTTCTTGAATCTGATCTATAATTTGGTCTCAGGTTTTTAACAATTCCCATCATGATCTGGTTGACATGATTCTCTTCAACGTTGTTGATGTTTTCTGTTGTTTAGATGGAAAATAGGACCGCATGGAAATTAACAATCATAACAATTGACCGCATGAAGATGCAAGCAACAAAACTTTAATTGCATATATGAGAATTTGACGAGTCAAATTTAATCCAGATCAAGATGAATGCAGTAAAACATCCATATTCCAGAGCCTTTAGGTGTTTCTCTCTTCTGTTTCTTATAAAAGCAAAGACTTGAGATTCATTTATGTCAAACAACAGGTAGATGCAAACAGAATCTGAGCTAGTCTTACTGGTAAAAGAAAGTAGGAACAAGTCTCTCATTCTTGTGCATGCCTGAGGCCAACGGTACAAGCCAACAAGTTGGCCAGCTCCCTCTTCAAACTAGTCATCATCATGAGAACGCTGCTGCTATTTTCAGCCTCCTCATTGTCCTCCTCTGCTTCATCTTCACCCGAAAGAAGATTGATAGCGGTGGCTGAACTCCCAGCCGCCTCGGTCGGATGAATACCAACACCAGGCGAAACAAGGCTCTCGCAGTACATAGTCTCCTGCAGCCAATGCTTGGCGCCGAGGATGTCAATATGCTCAAAAACATTGGTGCTGCAATCAAAGGTAAGAAACCTCTCCCCCCTTACACTCATTAGCACAGCACCTGTCTCAGTATAACACAGCGGCATATATCGAAACGAATCCATAAACGGATCTCTATCTGGAACTCTAGGAAACTTGGAAGTAGTAATCAACTTTGTCCAAGTCTTGTCATCATTAGTAGCCCAAACATCTATATCACTCAACCTCCTAGTATGCACCACACACAGCCAATCCTTCAAAGGTCCAATCCAGGCCACACTCCTGGAACACTCAATCGGCGGCGGCTTAACCACCCTGAACTTCTCCTCAGTCAAATCAAACCTCATAATCACGGCATCTCCTATTCTCTGATCCTCAACTAGCCAATAAAGCCCACCATTCACCTCAGCCGCCTGAAAAACATGCTCAACGAAATAAGGAGGTGTGTCCTCCTCTGGGATCTGCCTCCATACATTAGCCTTGAGTTCCAAGATCTCAACTTTAGGCTTGTAACCAGGCACCTTCATCCTGCAATAGTTACACGGCACTCTCACAACCTTGTAATCATCTATCTTCTTATCATAACCAATCCCAATCGCCTCCCTCGTGCTtcgaaaatccggaggacttGGCAGCTTCCTGTACTCCTGGATCGAAGGGTTGTAAACCACAAGCATACCCTCATTTCCGTCGTTGATAACAAGGCAGAGCAACCCATCAGAGTGACCCTTAACGTAATAAGGCAGATTCTTTACCAGAGGGAAGTTGAGCTCCTCTGCTTGCATAACGTTCTTGGTGTCCGAGTCAGTTGTGGACAAAAGGGTGTCACAATACCTGGCCAGAATGAGACGAGTGTTTGTCTTGAGATCGGATTGGAACATGGCTCGGTTTCGCTGCAGATGAGATTTGATAAAGGCGGAACCTTTGAGCAGAGTAACCCATGGCCTGCACACGCATCGGCACCGAGCCAGAGACTTGGCCGGGAGGCGTTTAAGGATGTGGCCAATCACATCCAACGGAAGCTGGCTTACTACTGCTGTTTCATCTACTGtttctgttgttgttgtttcttCTGGTGTTGGGTTGGACATGATGACTCCATTCGGGCTCTGGGTTTGGTTCAGGGCAGATGCATCTCTGTCTTGTTGTTCTTGTTGGGTAGGCATAGTTTTGTGGTAAAGGTTTCGACTTTCTCAAGGAGTTGTGTATAGGTATGGTTCTCCTAAAACCCAACACGTCGTCTTTTAAATCTCGAATCGCTTTCAGTGCTAGGATAGACGATGGCGGTGGCTTTGCGTGGAGGGAAGTGGTCACTACACCTGTAGGAACCATGTGATAGGATGGGGCGATGTGTGTGAAGTAGGTTAAAGGCTTAAAGCGCCATTTCAGACTCTGCGCGTCTGTGTGTGTTGTGTTGGCGTTTTATATAGGGAAGGTTCAATAGGGCTCATGTTATCCATGGCTGCATCGGCAGAGCCAAGTGCCAAGGAGATTAGGGCGTCGGGTTTTCAACGTGATGTAGTGGAGGTAGGATTGATGGTAAAGCTTCATATTATTAGTGCCCTGATTTTGTATAGCTTTTGCAAGCTTTTGATGTGGGAAGTGTGCATCTTACAATGAGAGGTTGGAAATAGGAAAGGCTAAAGCATCTCCAATTGATCAAAACGCGTAGAGCATCGTTTTAATCTCAAACTCGTACAATGATTTGAAGACTTAATGTCATCTCGTTAAAACTTTTGATAGACCCAGAAAAGAAATTCTTTGTGGGATATTGTTTAGACTTAAAAGGAATACGATTGCGCGTTCTTGTTAGGCGGATCCCTACTTCACTTTCCTTTTGCTCTCTGTGGACATTCTCCTACTTCACTCAAATTACAGTAgttcacattttgtttctgttaTTGTAGTGGAATCGTGTTTTTTCTCTTGCTTTAGTTGCATTCTTTTCCTTGATTATGCAACTTGTGTTGGGTGATCCTCACTCTTCAGTTTAGTTTTTTACCTTTCAAACAAGCAAAGCAACTGAACTTGACCATCTGCCAAGCAAACAACACACACCAAAAAGGGCAGAACAAAGCCTAACACATTTGGTTAGCTAAGAAGAGGTAAATGTGAGCTAGATCCGGTATCCTGTCAATTCTATCCCAATTTATTAGGCTAACACATTTGGTTAGCTAAGAAGTGGTAAATTAACTTTAGGTATATGCATGAACACAGATGAACTGCTCCATTTGAGGACTTGAGCTTTTTGGTGATTTAAAAGACCCTATAATCCTGGGTTAACCGTTATATGATGAAGGTAGGATTAATGGTGCATCTTTAGTGCCTAGATTGTGTAAAATTTTGCAAGCTTTTGATGTGAAAAGTGTACATCTTACAATGAGAGGTTGGAAATACGCAAAGGTTAAAACATCCCCGGTTGATCAAAAAACGCGTAGAGCATCTTTTTAATCTTAAATACTATGAACACAGATGAAGCCTATTAGCTAGATCTGGCATCATGTCAGTTCAATCCTAATTTACTGTATTAGGCTAACACATTAGGTTTCAGCTAAGTGGTAAATTAACCTTAGGTATATGCATGAACACAGATGAAGTGCTCCATTTGAGGATTTGAGCTCTTTGGTGATTTGAAAACACCCTATAATCCTGGGTTTAATTCATTAAGCTTTCTCTGATAGGCTTTGTGTCTCTGTCTATGAGTCTCTTTTTCATCtcttctctaagcctttctacAAGAGACACGAGGTGTGACAACTATAGTGACAAATTCCTAGAAGTGATCCTTGACATGTCCTGAGAGGAGACTCAAATGTAATGAAGTTAGAAAAGAAGAGGGTCTCTACTCTCTCTTGTCCTCCTCATCTTCTCCAATAAACACATGGTGATCTGCTGAACTTGATAGCTTCCCTTCCTTTCTTTCTAGCTTGCCTGCCAAATCAATGCCGGCCACCTTGACTCAGGTTCCACTAGTGAGCGAGATAGCCTCCTCATCAAAACCATCCACAGTCTCTTCGGAGTATGCATATCTGCAAAACCCCATATGGCCATGTTGAATCAAAACTCGGTGAATGCAATAAGAGGAGGCAGGGATTTAGAGCACATACCCTGTAGGATTATGAGATGGAGCCCAAAGATCACATATTACTACCAATAGTAAGTATGCAAGCAAAACCCAGAATGCTGAGATGATCCAGGCTCTTCGCCACAGTTTGCTCAATGGATCACTTGCATTGAAATACAACTGAACAGATAGAAAACCAGAAGGTTAGTATCAAAGACATCCATAAGTTCTATGCCTCTGGACGTACAACAGGAGACAGAGAACGTTTGTATCTAATGAAATGTAGATACTTAGATGGTAACAAAAAGAGAGTAATTAGAGTTGGGCATCCTTGCTGAACAGGAACGACTTGCCAGATGGGTGGAAGTAGAAGAAATGAACAAAAGGTAAAAGAAAACCAACCTCATATCCGATCCAAGCGACAGATAGCAACACTGATACTGCAAGGGAATCGGTAAACTTCCGGTAGAGCTCAAGTTTGGCCATGCTTCTTCGAATCTGTTAACTCAGTTGACTAATGTCATATTCACTTGGTTCCATCGAACTAAAAAAACGCCTCACATTCAAGAGCTAATGAATCATTCTATCGATGAAATAGACACAATATACATCTATCTTCCCCAGTTAACATTATCAAGTTCTCATTGAAATAGAGGGTAACCTCTAAAAGACATCACAGTTTTTTCCAGAGGAGGCAGCAAAAATGCAGTATATGGATACAATTTTGTAATGTACTGAATAATAGTGCCTCTGATGCAGACATCAAAGATAAAATATGTCAATTCCTAGTTTCCTACTATATATTAGATATGTGAATGTAGATCGAGCCAAACAGAAAGATGTAACAAGATAAAGTGAGGTTACCTGAAGCTTCTCCAAAGTTTTAGACAATGCTGAAAAGATCCAAAGAATAAAAGAGAGGCATCCAATAGAGCAACCGGTAGCACCAGAAAGAGCCTTATTTTTCCAGATTGAAACTGTTTCGCTTACATACACAAACCTATATGGACCTCATATTGATCAAACATGGTTACACTACGAAACTCCAATATAGTAGCCTCGAGTACCATGCATTATATCCCTGTAAGTGCCATAGAGAACATGAATGCACCATCGAAATCGGCTTTTCAGCCTGCATTGCATGCCATCATATGTGAAACACTGGAGCCAATCAGTGAATGCCGCATTGCAAATTCGATCTCTTGATATTCCGACACAACCAGTTCATTGAAACTTAAAAGAGTACAATTCTTCAACATCCAAACTACTATGAACAAGGATTAAAACCCTACTTTCTTTTTCCCTAAACAAAACATATTATGAATATCAGTTACGAATTCGGTTCGTAAACAAAAGGAAAGGGCAGCTTTGATCTACCTCATAAAGGACTTGCCAAGTTGCCATCAATGGTCTTGTCTTCAGAAGCGAGCTTGTCATTGTGTGAGTGAAGTTTGGAAGCATACAGACCCTCGCTTCCGCCATGGAAGAAAAATGAATTGGAACGAAGAATAAAGGTTTCGTGTTGGTATTCATGGATCGAAGCACCCACCAAGGTATTTAAGTACACTGGCATCCAAATTATTATGAACCCATTTGAATGAAGATCAAACCTGATGCTACCTCTGTGAGCCATGTTTGTCTCTATCTCTGTGTCACTTTCTCTGATGAGATCAGATAATGTGATTGAGGACTACTTCACGATTTTAAGACGCTGCAAGAGTCCGTTTTACCAAACTAGCTAATATTATACAAGGAAGTTTCATAATATCACGTACTATGCTACTTAGGATAATCTTtatctttctaattttctcttaCTCCAAAAATTACCTAATTATATCCTAGATCTAAGATTACAGTTCCTCTTTTAGCCTTTTACCTACATCGTGACGTTGAGATTAGCTCTATTTTTAGTGTTTCTTGAATCAATTATTATGACCAAAAATACACTTTCATCGTGTATCAATGTTATCTTTCCTTACATTTTGAAGAAGAAATGtcaaaattttcattcaaaTGGCCGAATACGATATTGCATGAGATATACACACGCTAGATTAAGCACGAGGAAGCTATTAAAGAAACCCTGATTGAGAGTCATCGTACCATGACTAGAAATATCAAATTAGCATGAAATCATAACTAACCAGTAAGTGGATTCTGCAATCAATCGTTCAAACATTAAGATAAAATTTCCATGGGGCCGATTGCTTGGAGAACGCAAAAAACTCTTCGGCAAGGTAAACCTTCAGAAACTCCACAATAGTGTTTTGATAGTGTAGTCATTTGCATACTTGTTCAAGTTCCCCTATATGGTTGTTGATCAATGTTTTCGCTTTTTTTGCTTATTATCCAGAAAAGATTTCACAAGGTTACAACTCTCTTCCAGCTAATAATAAAGGCACATGGCTTATCTTAAGAGCCGTCCGAATATCATCATACCAAGCAATGGCTAGAGGCATTGCCCTTCATATATGTTCGATGCCTTTgtagttgaaacttgaaagggGTCGACATTTTGTTATGGACATATGAAACTCCATCTCTGTTGACACCGGCCAACCCAGAAGGTGGCAGAAGTACAGTATTGTTCCgtttgaaaggaaaaaaacaaaaagggtAGTATGTACGCATCCATTATGATACCAAATCTAAAGTACTTAATCAAGTCACCATAATCGTTGTTTTACCCTTTCGATCTTCTCAGCACGAACAGAACATTCCCCAAATTACAACAGCTAGGGTGCTCCTGGTGCATCTCTTCTTCTGCTACTTCAACTTTCAGTTGGCCATAATGTTTCAGAGAAATGAAGCTCCAAGCATAGGAGACGATCTTCACATGGTTCCGATAACATCCACCAGTTGGGTAATTGTCGGACCCTCCTCCTAGATCCAAAAAGATTATGTTATCACCAAGTTTATCCATGAAAAATATGCCATCTTTCCATTCACAACAACTTTGGGCATTATACTCATCAGCGACTAATCGAGGCCACGGTCCATACCCCGTGGTTTCATCACGGATGCTTATGGAGGAGTCTGGTGCAGATGCCCGCTCTTTGGTAGCATAGTTTTTATACACCCAAATATAAATAGACATGTTCTCTAATGAAGCGTAAACAATAGCCATGGATCCTCTCCAAGTAAGTAAGTGGTGTTAAAGAAGAGAGAT
This genomic interval carries:
- the LOC126801698 gene encoding glycerol-3-phosphate dehydrogenase [NAD(+)] 2, chloroplastic, which codes for MAAPLEPPPPFLNPLLPPSSNPTRSLPHSLKFKRLNLSNNPTTCLAAAPQPQPEFPDPTRDRRRAVRLAWEKLVRWSRSLRSKTKTDILERTNKVVVLGGGSFATAMAAHVASRKDELEVNMLVRDAQVCQSINQNHFNSKYFPEHKLPENVIATTDAKAALLDADYCLHAVPVQFSALFLDGIAEYVYPELPFISVSKGLELNTLRTMSQIIPQALRNPRQPFIALSGPSFALELMNKLPTAMVVASKDKKLANAVQQLLASSYLRISTSSDVTGVEVTGALKNVLAIAAGIVDGMNLGNNSKAALVSQGCSEIRWLATKMGAKPATITGLSGIGDIMLTCFVNLSRNRTVGVRLGSGEKLDDILSSMNQVAEGVSTAGAVIALAQKYNVKMPVLTAVARIIDNELTPKKAVFELMSLPQVEEV
- the LOC126801695 gene encoding F-box protein CPR1-like, translating into MPTQQEQQDRDASALNQTQSPNGVIMSNPTPEETTTTETVDETAVVSQLPLDVIGHILKRLPAKSLARCRCVCRPWVTLLKGSAFIKSHLQRNRAMFQSDLKTNTRLILARYCDTLLSTTDSDTKNVMQAEELNFPLVKNLPYYVKGHSDGLLCLVINDGNEGMLVVYNPSIQEYRKLPSPPDFRSTREAIGIGYDKKIDDYKVVRVPCNYCRMKVPGYKPKVEILELKANVWRQIPEEDTPPYFVEHVFQAAEVNGGLYWLVEDQRIGDAVIMRFDLTEEKFRVVKPPPIECSRSVAWIGPLKDWLCVVHTRRLSDIDVWATNDDKTWTKLITTSKFPRVPDRDPFMDSFRYMPLCYTETGAVLMSVRGERFLTFDCSTNVFEHIDILGAKHWLQETMYCESLVSPGVGIHPTEAAGSSATAINLLSGEDEAEEDNEEAENSSSVLMMMTSLKRELANLLACTVGLRHAQE
- the LOC126801709 gene encoding uncharacterized protein LOC126801709; its protein translation is MAKLELYRKFTDSLAVSVLLSVAWIGYELYFNASDPLSKLWRRAWIISAFWVLLAYLLLVVICDLWAPSHNPTGYAYSEETVDGFDEEAISLTSGT